From the Montipora capricornis isolate CH-2021 chromosome 2, ASM3666992v2, whole genome shotgun sequence genome, one window contains:
- the LOC138037534 gene encoding uncharacterized protein, with translation MSHPGYGAIFKRIRQVAGSEALKLARTMEKTTYKLEAHHRHLQFTHKALENHWTPKSLRFKPPGNHPMFKNIMERASKHCMRARISICHNRIRVLKRTLEESKQQLSTLVTDDISSTLLQYLIKRSQSVRNNIEARHENKFTNLRMEAKNDSSNTIDRKNWVINLSHKPLSTAERSLLEKGPKFAPTPRNIPVKDIVSEVEAAISRLPDDSKDAIRTTTASLLHRARIPPHKNITNAEQKALKDLKNDPERVITKADKGNCFVVLDRSDYDTKMEALLSDPDTYQQVYKSPSTKIERELNSKLLALKRENKIDEATYRKLRSTDGSLPAIRGSIKHHKPGCPLRPIISCIGSALYNTSKFLSDILSPIQNLNGYSVLNSSQFAKQVANIEILDDEVMVSFDVVSLFTAIPVNKACDYIRNKLNCDNTLQTRTNLSTDDIISLLDFTLSNNYFVYNNRTYKQIHGCAMGSPVSPIVANLCMEVIEESAISSATVPPRIWKRYVDDSFVVIKKAAVHSFHDTLNAVDPKITFTIEEENNGQIAFLDTLVSRKNGVAVIDVYRKPTHTDRYLDFSSHHERKHKISTASTLLFRASNLPSTNEGKSRETNYVTDALKANGYPSSVISYISKNRKKPPSPTVPSPEELVAMFFSWVDPQNTPHGFACLPYISGLTEPLMRLLRKHEIRVVTKPLKTLQQEFPSPKTRQPLDQQCNVVYKIPCSDCPWSYIGETGRCFLTRKKEHQRNLKNFAKGSNIASHAWKNDHSIDFNNACVIDKGNYRVRKTLESWHTAKTVNADNNSKPLPRQYSILL, from the coding sequence ATGTCTCATCCTGGTTACGGTGCAATTTTTAAACGTATTCGCCAAGTGGCTGGGTCGGAAGCCCTAAAATTAGCGCGGACTATGGAAAAAACAACTTACAAACTCGAAGCTCACCATCGCCATCTTCAATTTACGCACAAAGCATTGGAAAACCATTGGACTCCGAAGTCTTTGAGATTTAAACCACCTGGCAACCATCCGATGTTCAAAAACATTATGGAACGGGCCAGCAAACATTGTATGCGAGCACGAATCTCTATTTGTCACAACAGAATCCGAGTTTTGAAAAGAACGCTCGAAGAATCCAAACAGCAATTATCGACCTTAGTCACCGATGACATCTCTTCCACGCTTCTACAATATTTGATTAAGAGATCGCAATCAGTCCGCAACAACATTGAAGCGAGACACGAGAACAAGTTTACAAATTTAAGGATGGAAGCAAAAAATGACAGCTCTAATACGATCGACAGAAAGAACTGGGTGATCAATTTATCACACAAACCTCTCTCTACGGCAGAACGTTCTCTACTTGAGAAAGGCCCCAAGTTCGCCCCAACACCACGAAACATCCCTGTTAAAGACATTGTCTCTGAGGTTGAAGCCGCCATTTCCCGCCTCCCCGATGACTCGAAGGACGCCATACGAACCACTACGGCTTCTTTACTCCATAGAGCTCGAATTCCACCACATAAAAATATCACGAATGCTGAACAAAAAGCTCTAAAGGACTTAAAAAATGATCCTGAACGTGTGATAACAAAAGCTGACAAAGGGAACTGTTTCGTTGTTTTAGACAGATCCGACTATGACACCAAGATGGAAGCTCTACTTAGTGACCCGGACACTTATCAACAAGTCTACAAGTCGCCATCCACTAAAATTGAAAGAGAACTGAACAGCAAGCTCCTCGctctaaaaagagaaaataagatTGACGAAGCTACTTATCGCAAACTTCGTTCCACAGATGGTTCTCTACCTGCCATTCGTGGCTCTATTAAACACCATAAACCTGGCTGCCCTCTTCGACCAATCATTTCATGTATCGGCTCCGCCCTTTATAACACATCCAAGTTTCTATCAGATATCCTTTCTCCGATACAGAACCTTAATGGTTATTCTGTCCTCAACTCCTCCCAGTTCGCGAAACAAGTAGCTAACATCGAAATCTTGGACGACGAAGTCATGGTGTCATTTGACGTGGTGTCCCTTTTCACAGCTATCCCAGTGAATAAAGCTTGCGATTATATCCGCAATAAACTGAACTGTGACAACACACTACAGACCAGAACAAACCTCTCTACCGACGACATCATCTCTCTCCTTGACTTCACTCTTTCAAACAACTATTTTGTCTACAATAATCGCACATACAAGCAGATTCATGGTTGTGCCATGGGCAGCCCTGTTAGCCCTATCGTCGCTAACCTCTGTATGGAAGTGATAGAAGAGTCAGCCATCAGCTCCGCCACTGTTCCGCCAAGGATTTGGAAACGATACGTTGACGACAGCTTTGTTGTCATCAAGAAAGCTGCTGTCCATTCCTTCCACGACACCTTAAACGCTGTCGACCCTAAGATCACATTTACCATTGAAGAAGAGAACAATGGACAAATTGCCTTCCTTGACACCTTAGTGTCAAGAAAAAATGGTGTTGCTGTCATTGACGTTTATCGAAAACCAACCCACACTGATAGATATCTAGACTTCTCCTCACATCATGAGAGAAAACACAAAATCAGCACAGCCTCTACTTTGTTATTCCGTGCGTCTAATCTCCCAAGCACTAACGAAGGAAAATCACGCGAGACCAACTATGTCACAGATGCACTAAAAGCCAATGGCTACCCGTCCTCAGTCATCTCTTAtatttccaaaaatagaaagaagcCACCATCACCAACTGTACCATCACCAGAAGAATTGGTAGCAATGTTCTTTAGTTGGGTTGACCCACAGAATACACCCCATGGATTTGCGTGCCTTCCATATATTAGCGGCTTGACAGAGCCCCTCATGAGATTATTACGCAAACATGAAATTCGAGTCGTCACCAAACCACTTAAAACCCTTCAGCAAGAATTCCCATCCCCAAAAACAAGACAGCCCTTGGACCAACAATgcaatgttgtttacaaaattccgTGCTCGGACTGTCCGTGGAGTTACATTGGCGAAACTGGAAGATGCTTTTTAACGCGGAAAAAAGAACATCAAAGAAACCTAAAAAATTTCGCGAAAGGGTCTAACATTGCCAGCCATGCATGGAAGAATGaccactctattgactttaataATGCATGCGTGATTGACAAAGGCAACTACCGTGTTAGAAAAACCTTGGAATCCTGGCATACCGCTAAAACTGTTAACGCGGACAATAATTCTAAACCGTTACCGAGACAatactctattttattgtaa